One Pleurocapsa sp. PCC 7327 DNA segment encodes these proteins:
- a CDS encoding sulfotransferase, whose translation MEQHDTVRPDYAVIVGQGRSGTNWLLDLLDLSPRTHCRSEANELAASPLAQLPSPIVRNHLGKNFGEQWDRAIALSALRLGERDRIGAHPKAYLYEPLRWLGGTTLLNKRKVRQLLSLAMPGLGESEWFVSWWLASQDALKRAFVVLKLNQVLAWAEWLLLNRPQALVIHIVRHPGGFLNSWQNRYLTTQDPEAVKKANYERLQQIANSDSHWAKRFGDLETMSVEESELWYYWCYAAETIHGAGCDRENYLYIVYEELVADPLAVTEMLYKKCHLPWKIEIERKVTQSASSSNAIAIAWRNKHHQSMSI comes from the coding sequence ATGGAACAGCACGATACCGTCCGACCAGACTATGCCGTAATCGTTGGACAAGGACGTTCTGGAACGAACTGGTTGCTCGATTTACTCGATCTGAGTCCTCGCACCCATTGTCGCAGTGAAGCCAACGAACTGGCAGCCTCTCCTCTAGCGCAACTGCCCTCGCCGATAGTTCGGAACCATTTGGGGAAGAATTTTGGGGAGCAGTGGGATCGGGCGATCGCCTTATCTGCCTTGAGGTTGGGAGAGCGAGATCGGATCGGCGCTCATCCAAAAGCTTATCTCTACGAGCCACTGCGTTGGTTAGGGGGTACTACCCTTCTTAATAAACGTAAGGTGCGTCAACTTCTCTCGCTGGCGATGCCCGGTTTGGGAGAGTCTGAATGGTTCGTTTCGTGGTGGTTGGCCAGTCAAGACGCGCTCAAAAGGGCGTTCGTCGTTTTGAAGCTCAATCAAGTGCTCGCTTGGGCTGAGTGGCTATTGCTCAACCGTCCGCAAGCTTTGGTCATTCATATCGTCCGACATCCGGGCGGATTTCTCAACTCTTGGCAGAATCGATATTTAACGACTCAAGACCCCGAAGCAGTCAAGAAAGCTAACTACGAACGGCTCCAGCAAATTGCCAACAGCGATTCTCACTGGGCAAAACGCTTTGGCGACTTAGAAACCATGAGTGTAGAGGAATCGGAGTTATGGTATTATTGGTGCTACGCCGCAGAGACAATTCACGGTGCGGGTTGCGATCGCGAAAATTACTTGTATATTGTCTATGAAGAATTGGTCGCCGATCCCCTTGCCGTCACGGAAATGCTTTACAAAAAATGCCATTTGCCCTGGAAGATCGAAATTGAAAGGAAAGTTACTCAGAGTGCTTCTAGCTCGAACGCGATCGCGATCGCTTGGCGCAATAAACATCATCAAAGCATGTCGATCTAG